In Edaphobacter aggregans, the sequence CTCGCCGCTCTTCGTTTGCGCCTCAAATGTAAATAAAACGGAGATTTACTTCGCATCCTCATACTCTTCGTTCCAGGCCGTCTGGATCGCCTCCAGAATCCCCTCATTCGACTTAGCCGGATCGCCCACGAATCCCGGCAGCCCCGTTACATACTTATGCAGGTCCGTAAACCGCACGGAGTAAGGCTCGATCTCCGGGTACTTCTCCTGCAGCAGGATCCCAATCTCTTCCGAATCGCTCCAATCGATCTCACGCGGCATACATTCTCCTCACTAAACTAATCTCAACGGCAGCGGCCATCGCTCTCAAAAAAGAGTACAGGAACTCGCCGCAATTGTTATGAACAAGCAATCGCCATGGTCAGCTTCGCTCCTCCGCCGTGATCTTAATGCGCGTGCTGAGCATCTGGCCGCTACCAACCAACTCCTCCACGAACAAACAACTAGTCAAAGCCCGAGCATTATCTTCGGACGCGATGACCAAGCCCGCCATGGCAACTTCCATCCCGCTAGCTATGCCGCCATCTGTGCCAACCCGGACTGGGCTCGCCGTCTCACCAAAGTCCATACCGCCCATCGTCGAGTCCGAGCACGCGCCGACTGGCCATGGATGGAACTCGATTGTGCCAACAGCTCCGACGCCCTCCTGATGAACATCTTCTGCCACCCGCAAGTCTTCAACGGCAACACTTTCGCCACCCCTGTAGCCCACCTGTTAGGAGTCGAACCCTCTGCCAAACCCAACTTCGGAATCCATCCCGGCGTTCCCCTTCTCAGCGGTCTCAAAGACCGCACAGAAATCGACCTTCAACTCGACAATCTCTTCGTCGAAGCCAAACTGACCGAAACCAGTTTTCAAAACGCAAAACCCCGCCTCATCGAGCGCTACCGAGACCTCGAAACCGTCTTC encodes:
- the iscX gene encoding Fe-S cluster assembly protein IscX; this encodes MPREIDWSDSEEIGILLQEKYPEIEPYSVRFTDLHKYVTGLPGFVGDPAKSNEGILEAIQTAWNEEYEDAK
- a CDS encoding PGN_0703 family putative restriction endonuclease, whose translation is MNKQSPWSASLLRRDLNARAEHLAATNQLLHEQTTSQSPSIIFGRDDQARHGNFHPASYAAICANPDWARRLTKVHTAHRRVRARADWPWMELDCANSSDALLMNIFCHPQVFNGNTFATPVAHLLGVEPSAKPNFGIHPGVPLLSGLKDRTEIDLQLDNLFVEAKLTETSFQNAKPRLIERYRDLETVFDLDRLPRKILYSPTTPPPTEDFSQIEDPADLSDPPPSPILASTPSRTMIHGYQLIRNALATYASDASFCVLCDARRHDLIETWYAVLSAVHRPTFAARLKLLTWQELAITLPHDLQQFLDTKYGIVAI